A segment of the Lineus longissimus chromosome 11, tnLinLong1.2, whole genome shotgun sequence genome:
GTTCATGGCAGTACAGTATGGAGTGTATCAATGAACATTTCACTTGGTGAATCTGGTGCTAGATTTCAACTACGACACCATCTAACTAATCCAGCTTGAAGCATAGGGGTGACCTCTTGAGTGGAACAGGTGGAACTTCTGAGGGGGATTCACCTGGTGCCCCTCCATTGATTTGTACAGGCCTTGTCATTGTAATGAGCCAGGGAGCCCTGAtggaaaaggtacatgtacagccttcaaattttattttttccctCTCAAGTATGAAGTGCAGTATTTTATCACAAACAATTGAGTGTCTGTCTCTTGAGAATGCATTACAAATCCATCTGAAATGTTCTTCTCTCTGATTCCTCTAGTGTCGTGAGAAGCTGACTATCCGTCAGAAACTAATGCAAGAGGACTACAAAGTCGACCGTTCGTTTATGGATGCGTGTcgtcatgacgtcattcatTACAAGTGCAAGGAGAAGACTGATGGCATGCCTCGGCCACAGAAGATGGCGAAAGTTTTGCTCTGTCTTGAGGCCAAACAGAAGATGAGTAAGTAAAGTTTGTTTGGCTGTAGAAGTTAGTGGGTAAGATCCACTGCAACacatgtgacccgctctaccaaaactaggcgcttgtcgcatctgaacttgacaggttgatacggacttgttgttcatttccctgttgtagaccttttgtgaaatgtgaccaaatcagtttgtaatagatttcacaaaaggtctacaatagggaaatgaacaacaagtccgtatcaacctgtcaagttcagatgcgacaagcgcctagttttggtagagcgggtcacacatTCAAACAAGAGCTAGATATCTGATTGAACCTTGGCCATGTTGGTCAATCAGCTTCAGAGACAAACGCCAGCATTACCTCAACGGAGTGATATCTcattcagtaaatttcatttgcaAACACTGGTAGCATTACTGCTGACACTGATCAAGCAACCAAGCCCTGAGCATTGAACTCGGACAATAGGAAACATGACTACCGGAACAAGACCTGCCCGCTCGCTCTCTGCCTGTTCCCGAACTGGTTCCTATGCTCCCATGTTCTCCAACGATAATTTTGCAGATTGCTGCAACAAAAGCACTTTAATGCGACGATGCTATACTTTATTAATCATCAGTAACCgatgtaaatgatattttccagCTGGTCAGATCCGGGTTGAATGTGTCACCGAGATGAGAGATTACCGCAAAATGTTGATGGAGGATTATAAGATCAGTCCCGGGATCGTGTCGTATTGTCACCAGGAGATCACCGAGAACTGCAATGGCGGCATCGAGCGGGAAGGGAAGACACTGCATTGCCTGATGGACCTTGCTCGACCGCAGCACAAAGGAAATCGCAAGTTTAGTCCTCAGCTTTCGGATGATTGTCAGAGAGAGGTAGGGGAAACATTTAGAGTAGGGGATAACCTGCTGTGAGAGGGGGTTTGGTCCACATACAGGTATATCTATATGGCCTCGACCAGAAAAGTGTTAATTCACACCAAGGATTTCTTCAGAATCAGTGCTTACTTTGTCTGGGCAAAGTTCCAAGATAACCCAaaggtgggtgggtgggtgggtgggggggTGAGTGACCTTAAAGTTCTGATGCAATGATGGGCTTATTGGTGTGCTTGAATTTTTCTTTATtgagaaaatatgaaaagatcctatgcaatttgatgatgaatGAGGTCACATATCTGGTTTTGGAATTCATCTGCATTCctaatgaaataaaacatttctCGTCCACATTGTAGCTGAAGAACTTATTGACAGAAGCAGATGCGGGTGAGGACTATAGGATTGACCGAGCTCTCCAGGAGGCTTGCCAGCCCGTGGTTGATACAGCTTGCAAGGATGTCCCCCCAGGAGACGCCAGGTAGGATTTCATTTAAGATACACCAGCAGACTCTATTGATATCCTTCAAGACTCATAAGACTTTTAGAAATTTGACCACTGTTGAAAATATTCTGACTTGGCCTTTCGTACTTGTTTTGAGGAAAAATAGATGGTTCAAGTTCAGGTTTGTTTTCCAAATCTGGGTTCTCCAATTCAAATCTTTGGCTTAATTGTGTAGTTAAGTAGATCCCGGAGTgcttctgaaaatgtctgatttGCGACTTTTTGCAGGGTTTTGAACTGTCTAATGGATAAGATTGGCACAGCAAAGATGACAGATGACTGTGAAGAACGTCTGCTTGAGATTCAATACTTTATTGCTAGGGATTGGAAGTAAGTatgcaaaacaatcaatgtGGAGAGAGCGAACATTGAAGAAATGAAACATGGAATAGATCAATTATCAGACTGAGACAATGTACAATCCAAAGGAGGCACAGTGAGTCGTGTAACTTATCTAGGGCCGTACAAGGGGTGGTTTTTACACCAGTAACGAATGAGGTGAAATGACGATAGTAGTAATCCTGTGTCATGAGTTCCATCCCATTGTTGTCCTTGTGTTGTGGAGTCATTTGTTTCAGCTGCCGTTGACGTTGTCGTAACCGAGTTTTCACAAGCCCTGAAGCGCAGCAGTGTGCTCTGTTAAAAGTGTTGGATTATGACAATAATCCCTAATCTTATCTTCTTATTTTGCCAATACATGCTTTTATAACTTTGCTTTGCCCCTTGATTGCACCCACATCACCGGTCTAATGTAACAGTAGTACTGATATCAGAGATGAGGCTGTGCCAAACACCCTAAAAAAGGAAATGGCATTCAGGATATTTCAAAGTGGGTTTGGTAATGACCCTGTCTGGTTTATTTTCTCCACCTCCAGATATTTGCCTCGCCGCGTATCGCCAAATGACTTCAGTTGTCTCAAAAACTTGGTATCAAGGTGTAGAATGCTTGAAAGCTCTGAAAATTAGATTCCAGCCGATGTTCATATTTGGGTGTTTTGGCCTTGCCACATCTCTGTTGTTTTGATGACTGTGGTGGGTACTAATCAACACATCGGTTTCCAGGTTAGACTTGAGACTCTACAAAGGCTGTCGTAATGATGCCACCAGGCTGTGTCACGCTCACAAAGAATGGCACGACGAGACCATCGCCCCAGACATGGGTCCTCTCACCTTTAGCTGTTTGTACCGCCATTTTAAGTTGTCATCAGGAGACGTTTCACTGAGGGTGAGTGCGGgttgttttctttcagtttaCCCCTGTCCTGTTGGTGCACTAGGTCAGGCGGTTGGTCACAAAGGCACAGAAAGTAGCAGTCAACAGTGATTCAGTCATTCTAAACCCATTTTCCCAAGATCACCTACCGGTATCTCGAAATTGAGTTCAGAGTTGTACCAGAACTGGAAAATACATTCAGAATGAGAAGGGACAGCCCTTGCTCAAGGCCTgcttgttagaaagcatgttagcttgtTACATTACTTGGACATGCCGCATGAATCGTGTTAGGCTTTTGTTAtgtttttctgatttgatatcTTATTAAGAACGGAATGCTGCTTTCTGTGTTGAGGTGCCAGCTCTCCGAACTAGTGCCAACCAAGGTTCCATCTATAGGTGCCGGTACCGTTTTATTCAACCATGCTTGCCGTCTTTTTCACAACCAGATTGTCACCGCGCTTGTATCGGCGATGTATGAAAAAAGCTAAGGAGTTGTGTTTCGCAGGCGACTGGAACACGCCGTCCCGTGCCAAAATGAATAATCCCAGCCAGGGTCACttggtgatcttctcctgcctTTATCAACAGTTAAAACACGGAAAGGTTCGATGCGCTATTTTCAATTGCTGTCTTGTAGTAGTGTCGAGTAGGGTAGAGCAGGAGTCAGAtcagttttgtcatttttatcaaatTGATGTTGTTGGTGTGAataagaaatagtctttgggaACATTCaagttttcaatttcagtaGCAAAACATGCTGGTAATGAAAATAACCATATTTGTTGAGTTTTGCCATAGTTTTCTGAACATCtttgaatattcaaaaattgGCCTCAACCAAAATTTTGAACATTGAATGCCTATGCTGGCCGCTAAGAATGAATTCTGGTGAACTTTAGGAATTCAAATCGATGTGACCTAACATTTTTGTGCTCTTGTGCATGCTTTGTGCATCAGATTGTTGACTGTGGTATCATTGCTGTTCTCTGACCAAGTGATCAAGCGTTGAGAAAAATGGGAACGAAAAGTTATCACTGCTTCGTCTATTGTTGTTCTGAACACAAGTCATTCCTACATCACAACATGTCCTGCTGTCAAGTCCTGTTTCTTGTTTCTTTGTGAACGAAGACAGGTTATTGCTGGTGTTATGTTACAGTAGACATTTCTAAGTCTAACAACGTGCATGAGACTTAAAGATTTGAGTCGAGAaatattggtgattttttttctgatatcCCGCTCTACCCCAATGCAAGCTGCCTGAACACTTTTGTTTATGCTTTAACGCGATAGTTTTACATACTTTTGGCTCGGCCATCTTGATATTAATCCCTAATGTTTGGTAACAACCTCCTGCCAGAAATTATCGTAGAATGTTCAGGGACGCATTCAACTTTTTTGTCCTGAGGTGGAGGGGCAATATGCTCTCTGGTGTGAGGAGTAGAACACCACTTTTTGTCCCAAATATtcttgaaaaacatgttttttggagGAACTGGGGTAGCCCCACTTACTAAATATGACCCTGGTGTTGTTTGAAGTTTGGCCACCGAGGGCCAAGTTTCATTCTTGGTCAGATATTTCCTCCAAAGACCACCTTTTTGGTGCTTTTAGTTGCTCAGTAATAATAGAGATATAAGATCGTTACTGCACCTCTTTATGTTTTGATGCAAGTTCCGGTACGGTTACAAACACATCTGGTCGCTGTGAAATCCAAATGTTGTGTTTATAATTGGTTGGAGATGTTGTTCAGAAAATAGTATCGCAAGTCTGCGTGTGATATGCCAAACTTGTTACAGGTCTGTGAACACCTTTGGGGCTAATCATTGCTTGCATTATTTGAACCACTACACTTGTTTGGTATGTTGCTGTATATCTAAGTACAGAATATTGACATTATAATTGTAGTCCACTTTGGACACAGTATCATATTCAGACAAGGGTTTATTTAGTCTTAAGTTTTTTCATCACTTTGATATCAATTTACACCTGTCAGAACAATTTTTATGCTTTTCTGCATGTATTTTTAACATCACCGGAGTTCTTGCTTCTAGTTTAGTCAGTGAGATGTGAACCCATTTGAACAACATCTAGAATTGTCTTAGATTCGCATCTGACTGAAATGAAACATTAACTCCTTCTGCAATTTGCTGCACTTGTAAATATTTCACTTCAAATATTGTGCCACGTTTTGAAAGTGTACATATTCTTTGTGTCATGAAGTACTTGTCACCCCCTGAGAGGACAATAGACTGTTAACTGATTATGTTCATAGTGCCTTGTTAAAAAGTTGGTTTTGGGGTAACAATGGTCTTTTCTGGTGAAGTCCAAATCTAAATCCCTAATTGTAGTTGTCAAATTTTCCGATTCCAAATGTTATCAGGGCTTTGTGTCAATACCACACTACTTATTTTTGACTTGCCTACAATCATGCTCGCTGAAGCAATCACATACACATGTAACACAACTTGTAAATACCAGCCTTTCAGTTTGACACCAGCTTTCAAACTTTATAAGATCACCAGTTCACCATTGTAATTGATTGAAATGGACATGACCTGGTCATCTTACATGCCCtgatgcatttattttcatccTTTGTTATGAGGCAGAAGCCCATGTCTTCATGacctgaatattttgattgcaaGTGAAGTGGATAACCTGCTATGAGCATATTCCTCAACTCATCCACCTCCCATCTCTTCCAGCTTGAGAGAGCATGTGGCCTTGAGATTCAGCGCGTCATGAGACAGAGAGCCATCAGCGTCGACCTGGAACCGAGGGTGGAGGAGCCTTGCCTACATAATCTGGCTGAATTCTGCTCTGACGACACTGCGAAAGGAAAGGTATGTTGAAGTAGCGAACCATATTGCCCACTTGAGGGCAAAGAGGCTTGAGGATACTGTAATACCTattaacatgaccattcattggaaagtgtTCAATCATTACTTTGGTAAGACCATTTGTGACATGATCAATTTTGCCATAAAGACTTAAATTTTCTCTAAAGCTAGTTCTCTTTAAAAGGTTCGGATTTCTATTTGCTGTTTTCAGGAAATTGAATGTCTTCAAGATCACCTTCAGGATCTGGATAAACAATGTTTATACGCGATCGGTAACTTTACCCAAGATGAAGACGAGGATCCTCAACTGGACAGGATTCTCATCAAGGCCTGTACGCCAATGATCAAGGAGTTCTGTGAGGTGGGTTGCACTCAGCTTGTCATATCATGCCATGTCGAGTGTCTGAATTTGATATTGAGTTCAAAACCACAAGCCCTGCATGAGCACTGGCCTCTAATTGGTACGATAATTCCTGTTTTCTTGATTTAGGAGGTGATTAACCAGAACACGGAGCCAGGCGATGTGATGGAGTGTCTTATCAAATACAAACACCATCCCAAGATGAATAGCAAGTGTTCTGCGGGAATCGAACACCACCAGCTGGTAAGTGAGAGAGGATCAAAATAAACACATGCAGCTCATCTGATAGTTGGGCTCAATATCCTGAGCTTAATTTGGTCAAAATTTTGATTGCTATAGGTTTCGAACTAAGAGCTATTTCATGAAAACATTGATTTGGCTAAGATTCCAAGTAGAAACATGTTGGTTTGCTGATCAATGGGTGCAAGTGTTGATGATGGTTTGTTGGAATGGTTACATAGCTGTGATCAACAAACATATTCAAAAATTGCACTCGACCTAGCTTTGTGTGTCATGTGGCATTTCAACGATGAGCATCACAACAAATGATGGCTAAAGgtttctttctttccaatttcaGTTGACTCTCAAAGACTACAGGTTCTCCTTCAAGTTCAAAGAAGCCTGCAAGAAAGACGTGCTCAAGAATTGTAAGGGAATCAAAAAGAAGTGAGTATCATCTTCTCAAGAAAGAAAACTTCACCCTTCTGTgaatttcatgcagtgttttcATACCTGCCCCACTGTGTGCACCACTAAACCTTAACTCCAGTTGTTAACCTATTCCTCCTCTCATCTTCACCGATAATGTCACCTTCTTCCACAGGGCTGACGTGATCAGTTGCCTTAGCGAGAACGTGAGGAACGACACACTCCTTGAAGAAGAGCATCGCATCGCCAAGGACTGTAGGAGGCAGCTCAAGTTTGAACTCCTACAGAGGGTGAGTACCTGTTGAATCTTGAGATGAAGTCCTGCCACAGATATGAGGACTtcagggttgaccacaggcaccaccattttggctggaacttgtgaaatccttaagcaattagagctccttcaaaatgaagtgaatgcctatttaaaacctgggaggctgttctctgaaaAACCATGAACAGATTACGGTTCttgaaatttcaacaaaaattAAGTTTTACAGTTACAAATTACTTTTGTGCTTATTTACTTAAAATCTCGACAACATCCATTCAAACATTGTTCAAATCTTGATTGTTTTCAGTCGGAAAGTATTGATTTAGACCCCAAGTTGAAGGAAGCGTGTGGTGGCGACGTCAAACTTTACTGCAATAATTTAACGCCAGGGCAGGCTCAGGTTATCGAGTGCTTGAAGAGCCATCAGAATAAgttgacaaagaaatgccacAAGAAGCTCTTCAAGAGAGAGGTATGTTCTAGAATGTTTTTTTGGAACGTAAAAGTTTCTTGAAAAACGAAGTCACAGAGTCTATCATACATTGTTGTGTTTTTTATTGAAAAGTGAACACTGCTTTAATGCTGGGGCATATTGCATTGACGATCAAAGGAACTATGACTGTATGTTTGTATTTTCAGCGATTGGAGGCCGAGGACAGCTCTATAGACTTCGCCTTGATATCGAATTGTAAGGGGATGATCAAGGTAGGTAACACAATGACGCAACAGGCATGTGAACTTCTGTATTGTAATAATGGTTGGGTCACGATGTAAAAAGTCGCAGCACTGGTGAAAGAATGGGTTCGGATGCGGGATCAAAAACAAGGTGACAGTTGTGGATAAGACAGGCTTCCCCTGAATTACCATCGGTGCCTGATGATTCCAACATCACCAAACCCATCTTGCGTGGCAAGGGATGTCTCGTTAATCCTTTACTCCTGTGTCATCTCACCAATTGTCATGTTTCAGCAATTCTGTAAAGACACCGATCCAAAGGACATGTTCACCTGCCTCAAGCGatacaaaaacaatgagaaCTTTGATACGAAATGTCGGAAAATGGTGTTAAAGAGAATGATGATTCAGAGTAAAGGTAGGAGCTGACATCTTCACCTGTTCTTCTTTGTTCGAACTATGGTTGTGCGTCAAAATGCTTGTGACCTTGATCAGATCACTTTACTTCTGTTGCCACATCCTTTGATCAAGAGACGAGACGTCAGTTTTGTGTCAACAGAAGGAGACAGAAACCTTCTGTCAGGTTGTTTTAGGAATATCGACCCTGTTGTATTAAGTTGGGCAATTGATAAGtgttgtatccttgctatgtCTCCCTTACATCTATTCCAGATTACCGATTAAATCCCACACTCCAGAAGGCCTGTAAACTAGACATACCAAAGTTCTGTTCAGCTATTATAACTGCAGAGAAAAATGATGAGGAACTGGAAGGAAAAGTTGTCAACTGTCTGAAAGAGAAGTTTAGAATTAATGTAAGTGTTGGTGTGAAGTTCTAGTGATTGTTCTAGCTCTTGGATATCACTGCTGATGGCTCATTAGGCAGGCGTGTTCCTTGTTTTGTAGTTCTGAGTTCTGCTTCAGTCACTGAGGGATGCCAGTTCTCCCTCTGGCACAGTTAACCCAGTTGGCCCCTTGCCATTGTGATTTGAACATTGGACACGTATCAGTTCTCATCTGTTTGTTTCTATTTCAGAGACTTTCACGTGATTGTGAAGATAACATACGTTCAGTTATGAAAGAGGCAGCTCTCGATTATCGTCAGGATCCCCTTCTAGCTCGAGCCTGTCAATCAGAGGTAAGCTGCTTTTTGCCTCAGATATGGTAATGATGCAGTCTGCTGTAACTGCCTTTTTGTCTGTCCTTGGGCAACCTAGGTTGTCATCATTTGTCACCAAATTCATCGGTTAGTCACAGGTTCTGAGTTGATGCTGATCTTGACCAGTTTTTAGCTCTTAACAAGTTTCTCAAAGGTTTAGATTGCATGATTCTATGAACACGtattattttctttcagatcaCCAAGTTCTGCGGACACGTTTTGAGTCGGAACTCTCCCGATGACACCAAGGGAAAAGTGGAAGAATGCCTAAAATTACaattcaaaaaagaaaaaatacaagATAAGAATTGCCAAAAGGTGAGATATTCTATTTTGGGATACTGAGAAAAGTCTTCATACAGGTTTGAATAAATGTGCTAAGGAGTGTTAGATATACTTGACCTGATTGTGAAGTTCTGATCAAGGCAGGATTTCAATGAGTTTGGGAAGGACAGACGGAAAGCTGTTCCCGTGAGTCTGTACCACGAAGCAGCTTTCATGTCTGATAAGTTCACTCTCCTTCATCATTCGGGGAGCTGATCCCACCCCATCATTTGAAACTGAATACAAAGAATGTTTGCGTAGCCACAAGCTCATGGATATGCTCATATTGTACTAATCATCGCCCTTGCTGTCTTTCAGGAGATATTGCGACTCCTTACCGAAGGCAAATCTGATGTCCATGTTGATCCTTTACTCAATCAAGCCTGTGCATTAGATTTAAAACATTATTGTTTTAATGTGCCGCCAGGGGAAGGAAGACGTAAGTAGTTGACATATATGTGTCTGGTGGAGAGTTGGTGTTGAAGTTCTTTGAATGAGGTGTATGATGAAGGCATCTCATACTGACCACTGTCCACCAGAATACCCAAGACCTTGgtcgatatgaataaagactagcaaatgcttttacttcaattttgtacagaaaggcctagtgtaaatgtacatggagttttagataaaagcatttgctagtctttattcatatcaccccttgtcATTAcctgaaaacaacaaaaacaattcCAAGGCAATTGTTGATATAGATGTGATGAAAACACACCAAGAGCAATGCAGACTTTGTTGTATTCTGAATAGTGATCTAGACCCTGATTCACCCAACTGGTACACACCAGTACGTGATGTGTGAAGTCTCCTAAAAATGCTCATATTCTACATTGTTATGGACAACAAATGTGTAATCACCTCTTCTCTTTCAGAAATGTCATGTCTTTTAGCAGCTCTGGAGGATAAGACGATACGCCTTGATCCAGGATGTAATCAGATGTTACGTGATCGCGTAGAAATGTGGGAATATGCTGCTAAGGTATGTTACGATGGATCAAGGTATAAGTGAACTTCGTCACTCATTCTTTAAAGCCTCAGGGACAGCGTTCCTGTCTATTGGTGTAAAGAGTGGATGTTCTCATTGAGGCACTTTTTATTTCACGAGAAAATTCCAAGTGGTTCAAGAATAATGGGCTGTTTTGTGAATGTTGTGCTATAACATTTCTGACAAACACCTCATCAAACTGTTTTGTGAAAGCCATGCTTTCTCTTAAAACCTGTAAAACATTTGTTGATTTTCTTTCTTTCCATTCCAGGTGGCGCCACCCGAGACTGTGCAAGAACTCGTTGCACAAATAACAACATCACCtgccaaaaactatttcataGGCATAATATTTGCTGTTATTGGGACAATATTTATTGGTGGATTATTCTGTGGTAGGGTTACGAAGCGAGTCCGAGCGGAGATGAAAAATAAGTGATCAAAGTTGAGACATAGGTTTTATAAATTTTAAGAAAAGTTGGGATAACAGTTTTTGGGCAGGTTTGCTCTATACACTGCTTGGGGGCATTGGTAGAATGaagaagttttaaaaaaagatatctCTCAATATCTTCTAAACTCAGCCTATTCCCTTGTCATTGGTTTTTgggtgaatttgaatttttgggGTAAGCTTTGCATTCCAGCTTAGGTGAAAGAATTCACCAACAGTCCTCAAAGTTTGATAGTGGTTTTGGAAGCAGTGACTTAGGAATCTGTGGTCCACTTGGCTCGCACTTCAGCCGAAAAAGTCTCTCTTGTGGCTCTTGTGGAGTTAATGCTAGGTGACTTACTTGTGCAATGAGTATATATCTAATGTACAGTGGACACTGGTTAGGTTAACTTAGAATTTAGAAATCAAAGCCAGTGTTTCGTCAGTATGTGTCCCAGCCTTGGAGCACCCAGCTGTATGGGAATTCCGGCCTTGAACTCGAGGCCTCCGGCTATGGTTCTCCATtactaaaaaaacaaaatacaacTTGGTAATTTTTAAGAGTAGTGTTAAATCGGGTGTTTCGGTCAATCTGATAAGAATGAAACGCCCTTTGTTAGAAGCCTTCGAGCTGGCCCACCCTCACATGGTCATGTTGGGTAGGGAAATGACTGAGGCAGTCTTATAGACAAGCCTGGGAGCTGCCCCACTCTGATGTGATTGTGTCAGGAACGGACATCACTGAGGCAGTCTTATAGACAAGCCTGGGAGCTGCCCCACTCTGATGTGATTGTGTCAGGAAGGGACATCACTGAGGCAGTCTTATAGACAAGCCTGGGAGCTGCCCCACTCTGATGTGATTGTCAGGAAGGGACATCACGGAGGCAGTCTTATAGACAAGCCTGGGAGCTGCCCCACTCTGATGTGATTGTGTCAGGAAGGGACATCACTGAGGCAGTCTTATAGACAAGCCTGGGAGCTGGCCTACTCTGATGTGATCGTGTCAGGAAGGGACATCACTGAGGCAGTCTTATAGACAAGCCTGGGAGCTGCCCCACTCTGATGTGATTGTCAGGAAGGGACATCACTGAGGCAGTCTTGTAGACAAGCCTGGGAGCTGCCCCACTCTGATGTGATTGTGTCAGGAAGGGCCATCACTGAGGCAGTCTTATAGACAAGCCTGGGAGCTGCCCAACTCTAATGTGATCAGGTCAGGAAGGGACATCACTGAGGCAGTCTTACAGACAAGCCTGGGAGCTGGCCCACTCTGATGTGATTATCAGGAAGGGACATCACTGAGGCAGTCTTATAGACAAGCCTGGGAGCTGCCCCACTCTGATGTGATTGTGTCAGGAAGGGACATCACGGAGGCAGTCTTATAGACAAGCCTGGGAGCTGCCCCACTCTGATGTGATTGTGTCAGGAAGGGACATCACTGAGGCAGTCTTATAGACAAGCCTGGGAGCTGCCCCACTCTGATGTGATTGTGTCAGG
Coding sequences within it:
- the LOC135495352 gene encoding Golgi apparatus protein 1-like isoform X2, producing the protein MAKHRRGSDFASVFICICLLFTSAIVEINGADDAKNNDNEILRRVKRIPPPLDQLNGQHEKNDNALNPPGPGNFAAKPLPPHQPRAPVQDGGVQANRIQSPNNPPQIREPQHPQVQHADLRENIQKPRRPSLKKPMPVKIADHPACKETVKAQCSKTSASNNFAVLDCLQNSPKTEGDIPKLCQNFIWRYKRNLTTDIRFDSAASEVCRDVLNEIPECATLPKGTGQIISCLIEHKENMSIPNCKQFLNKMASIVFADYRLVNKFAEACEKDIVKLSCGRVLDDKDDSPHSQGKTIQCLSENIGTLDKKCKVQILRVAEMQADDFHLDRPLFYACRDDRERFCARTKAGSGKVYKCLLRHKFEMDMSSGCREKLTIRQKLMQEDYKVDRSFMDACRHDVIHYKCKEKTDGMPRPQKMAKVLLCLEAKQKMTGQIRVECVTEMRDYRKMLMEDYKISPGIVSYCHQEITENCNGGIEREGKTLHCLMDLARPQHKGNRKFSPQLSDDCQRELKNLLTEADAGEDYRIDRALQEACQPVVDTACKDVPPGDARVLNCLMDKIGTAKMTDDCEERLLEIQYFIARDWKLSPRLYRRCMKKAKELCFAGDWNTPSRAKMNNPSQGHLVIFSCLYQQLKHGKLERACGLEIQRVMRQRAISVDLEPRVEEPCLHNLAEFCSDDTAKGKEIECLQDHLQDLDKQCLYAIGNFTQDEDEDPQLDRILIKACTPMIKEFCEEVINQNTEPGDVMECLIKYKHHPKMNSKCSAGIEHHQLLTLKDYRFSFKFKEACKKDVLKNCKGIKKKADVISCLSENVRNDTLLEEEHRIAKDCRRQLKFELLQRSESIDLDPKLKEACGGDVKLYCNNLTPGQAQVIECLKSHQNKLTKKCHKKLFKRERLEAEDSSIDFALISNCKGMIKQFCKDTDPKDMFTCLKRYKNNENFDTKCRKMVLKRMMIQSKDYRLNPTLQKACKLDIPKFCSAIITAEKNDEELEGKVVNCLKEKFRINRLSRDCEDNIRSVMKEAALDYRQDPLLARACQSEITKFCGHVLSRNSPDDTKGKVEECLKLQFKKEKIQDKNCQKEILRLLTEGKSDVHVDPLLNQACALDLKHYCFNVPPGEGRQMSCLLAALEDKTIRLDPGCNQMLRDRVEMWEYAAKVAPPETVQELVAQITTSPAKNYFIGIIFAVIGTIFIGGLFCGRVTKRVRAEMKNK
- the LOC135495352 gene encoding Golgi apparatus protein 1-like isoform X1, whose translation is MAKHRRGSDFASVFICICLLFTSAIVEINGADDAKNNDNEILRRVKRIPPPLDQLNGQHEKNDNALNPPGPGNFAAKPLPPHQPRAPVQDGGVQANRIQSPNNPPQIREPQHPQVQHADLRENIQKPRRPSLKKPMPVKIADHPACKETVKAQCSKTSASNNFAVLDCLQNSPKTEGDIPKLCQNFIWRYKRNLTTDIRFDSAASEVCRDVLNEIPECATLPKGTGQIISCLIEHKENMSIPNCKQFLNKMASIVFADYRLVNKFAEACEKDIVKLSCGRVLDDKDDSPHSQGKTIQCLSENIGTLDKKCKVQILRVAEMQADDFHLDRPLFYACRDDRERFCARTKAGSGKVYKCLLRHKFEMDMSSGCREKLTIRQKLMQEDYKVDRSFMDACRHDVIHYKCKEKTDGMPRPQKMAKVLLCLEAKQKMTGQIRVECVTEMRDYRKMLMEDYKISPGIVSYCHQEITENCNGGIEREGKTLHCLMDLARPQHKGNRKFSPQLSDDCQRELKNLLTEADAGEDYRIDRALQEACQPVVDTACKDVPPGDARVLNCLMDKIGTAKMTDDCEERLLEIQYFIARDWKLDLRLYKGCRNDATRLCHAHKEWHDETIAPDMGPLTFSCLYRHFKLSSGDVSLRLERACGLEIQRVMRQRAISVDLEPRVEEPCLHNLAEFCSDDTAKGKEIECLQDHLQDLDKQCLYAIGNFTQDEDEDPQLDRILIKACTPMIKEFCEEVINQNTEPGDVMECLIKYKHHPKMNSKCSAGIEHHQLLTLKDYRFSFKFKEACKKDVLKNCKGIKKKADVISCLSENVRNDTLLEEEHRIAKDCRRQLKFELLQRSESIDLDPKLKEACGGDVKLYCNNLTPGQAQVIECLKSHQNKLTKKCHKKLFKRERLEAEDSSIDFALISNCKGMIKQFCKDTDPKDMFTCLKRYKNNENFDTKCRKMVLKRMMIQSKDYRLNPTLQKACKLDIPKFCSAIITAEKNDEELEGKVVNCLKEKFRINRLSRDCEDNIRSVMKEAALDYRQDPLLARACQSEITKFCGHVLSRNSPDDTKGKVEECLKLQFKKEKIQDKNCQKEILRLLTEGKSDVHVDPLLNQACALDLKHYCFNVPPGEGRQMSCLLAALEDKTIRLDPGCNQMLRDRVEMWEYAAKVAPPETVQELVAQITTSPAKNYFIGIIFAVIGTIFIGGLFCGRVTKRVRAEMKNK